In a single window of the Streptomyces sp. NBC_00285 genome:
- a CDS encoding LCP family protein has product MKEVEPATEGDGGPGSTRAPRKHRMLRWSAATLAVLILGVAGTGYLYYRHLNANIEQDELNLGDNKVSEPTPNSAGQTPLNILVIGSDARDSKENQALGGAKETFGSTPLADVQMLLHLSADRSNLSVVSMPRDTLLKIPKCTDPDDGKVYQASDGRVMTNQSLGHGGPGCTVATWQALTGIHIDHFMMVDFSGVVSMADAIGGVPVCVDANILSRDSQGHGSGLKLKKGTTPVKGEQALQWLRTRYGFEDGSDLARAKAQHMYMNSMVRQLRENATMSSPNKLRRLAEQATRAITVDSGLGTVKKLYDLSNELRKVEPARITMTTMPNRYVGARVEPTEDAEQLFRLVREDIALDGKDAKKVTAEKSEAASADPAAAKDEIGVLVRNGTRTDALAAASGRASTVAGLLVDKGYDKAAADRSSSLSEAKTLVRYPSAELEGDAEAVAKSLGIPMSSVKKSTDVSGVTLVVGADWRTGTTYKAAKAAKKDDTTPKTAEALNGADESACMHVNPGFTWS; this is encoded by the coding sequence GTGAAGGAAGTTGAGCCGGCCACCGAGGGGGACGGCGGCCCCGGCAGCACGCGGGCACCGCGCAAGCACCGGATGCTCAGATGGTCCGCGGCCACGCTCGCGGTGCTGATACTCGGGGTGGCCGGCACCGGCTACCTCTACTACCGGCACCTGAACGCCAACATCGAACAGGACGAGCTGAACCTCGGGGACAACAAGGTCTCCGAGCCGACGCCCAACTCCGCGGGCCAGACCCCGCTGAACATCCTGGTCATCGGGTCCGACGCGCGGGACAGCAAGGAGAACCAGGCACTCGGCGGCGCCAAGGAGACGTTCGGCTCCACGCCGCTCGCGGATGTGCAGATGCTGCTGCACCTGTCCGCCGACCGCAGCAACCTCTCGGTCGTCAGCATGCCGCGCGACACCCTCCTCAAGATTCCCAAGTGCACGGATCCGGACGACGGCAAGGTGTACCAGGCGAGCGACGGCCGGGTGATGACCAACCAGAGCCTCGGCCACGGCGGCCCCGGCTGCACGGTGGCCACCTGGCAGGCGCTCACCGGCATCCACATCGACCACTTCATGATGGTCGACTTCTCGGGCGTGGTCTCCATGGCGGACGCCATCGGCGGGGTCCCGGTCTGCGTGGACGCGAACATCCTCTCCCGGGACAGCCAGGGCCACGGCTCCGGTCTGAAGCTGAAGAAGGGCACCACCCCCGTCAAGGGCGAGCAGGCCCTGCAGTGGCTGCGCACCCGCTACGGCTTCGAGGACGGCAGCGACCTGGCCCGTGCCAAGGCCCAGCACATGTACATGAACTCGATGGTCCGTCAGCTGCGCGAGAACGCCACCATGAGCAGCCCGAACAAGCTGCGCAGGCTCGCCGAGCAGGCCACGAGGGCGATCACCGTGGACTCGGGGCTCGGCACCGTCAAGAAGCTCTACGACCTCAGCAACGAGCTGCGGAAGGTGGAGCCGGCGCGCATCACCATGACGACCATGCCGAATCGTTACGTCGGTGCGCGCGTGGAGCCCACCGAGGACGCCGAGCAGCTCTTCCGGCTGGTGCGCGAGGACATCGCGCTGGACGGCAAGGACGCGAAGAAGGTGACCGCCGAGAAGTCCGAGGCGGCCTCGGCCGATCCGGCCGCGGCGAAGGACGAGATCGGGGTCCTGGTGCGGAACGGCACCCGCACCGACGCCCTGGCCGCGGCGAGCGGACGCGCGAGCACCGTGGCCGGGCTGCTCGTGGACAAGGGCTACGACAAGGCGGCCGCCGACCGGTCCAGCTCCCTGAGCGAGGCGAAGACGCTGGTGCGCTATCCGAGCGCCGAACTGGAGGGCGACGCCGAGGCGGTCGCCAAGTCTCTGGGAATCCCCATGAGTTCGGTGAAGAAGTCCACCGACGTCTCCGGGGTCACTCTCGTCGTGGGAGCGGACTGGCGGACCGGGACGACGTACAAGGCCGCCAAGGCGGCCAAGAAGGACGACACGACGCCGAAGACGGCCGAGGCCCTCAACGGCGCGGACGAGTCGGCCTGCATGCACGTGAACCCGGGCTTCACCTGGTCGTGA
- a CDS encoding glycosyltransferase family 2 protein, whose product MNAKPDVQLPAVSVIMPVLDEERHLRGAVQAILAQQYDGEMEVVIALGPSTDRTDEIAAELVREDPRVHTVPNPTGRTPAALNAAIKASRHPVVVRVDGHGILSPNYIATAVRLLEETGAQNVGGIMHAEGENDWEHAVAAAMTSKIGVGNAAFHTGGEAQQAETVYLGVFRREALEQQGGYNEEFIRAQDWELNFRIREAGGLIWFSPELRVSYRPRPSVKALAKQYKDYGRWRHVVARYHEGSINLRYLAPPVAVCAIAAGIVVGAALTPLGFVIPGGYLAAIGLGSLPAGRGLPLKARLQIPVALATMHMCWGYGFLTSPRSLARKVIASRRPAVLNKV is encoded by the coding sequence ATGAACGCCAAGCCCGACGTGCAGCTCCCCGCCGTTTCTGTGATCATGCCCGTCCTCGACGAGGAACGGCATCTGCGCGGAGCCGTCCAAGCGATCCTCGCCCAGCAGTACGACGGTGAGATGGAGGTCGTGATCGCCCTCGGTCCGTCCACGGACCGCACGGACGAGATCGCCGCGGAACTCGTGCGCGAGGACCCCCGCGTCCACACCGTCCCGAACCCCACCGGCCGTACGCCCGCCGCGCTCAACGCCGCGATCAAGGCCTCCCGCCACCCGGTCGTCGTCCGCGTCGACGGGCACGGCATCCTCTCGCCGAACTACATCGCGACCGCGGTACGGCTTCTGGAGGAGACCGGCGCGCAGAACGTCGGCGGCATCATGCACGCCGAGGGCGAGAACGACTGGGAGCACGCGGTCGCCGCCGCGATGACCTCGAAGATCGGCGTCGGCAACGCGGCCTTCCACACCGGCGGTGAGGCCCAGCAGGCGGAGACCGTCTACCTCGGGGTCTTCCGGCGCGAGGCGCTGGAGCAACAGGGCGGCTACAACGAGGAGTTCATCCGCGCCCAGGACTGGGAGCTCAACTTCCGGATCCGGGAGGCGGGCGGGCTCATCTGGTTCTCGCCCGAGCTGCGGGTGTCGTACCGTCCGCGGCCGTCGGTGAAGGCCCTCGCCAAGCAGTACAAGGACTACGGCCGTTGGCGGCACGTCGTCGCCCGCTACCACGAGGGCTCCATCAACCTGCGCTATCTCGCCCCGCCGGTCGCGGTGTGCGCGATCGCGGCCGGGATCGTGGTCGGCGCCGCGCTGACCCCGCTCGGCTTCGTGATCCCCGGCGGCTACCTCGCGGCGATCGGCCTCGGCTCGCTGCCCGCGGGCAGGGGGCTGCCGCTGAAGGCCCGGCTCCAGATCCCCGTCGCCCTCGCCACCATGCACATGTGCTGGGGTTACGGCTTCCTGACGAGCCCCAGGTCCCTGGCGAGGAAGGTCATCGCGTCCCGGCGCCCGGCGGTGCTGAACAAGGTCTGA